In Schizosaccharomyces osmophilus chromosome 1, complete sequence, the genomic window CTTCTACCTCTCTACTTATTATATCCGTCAGTTTTATTAGATTAAATTAGCAATAAAATACAACTTCCTTTGTCTGTTTCCAATTTGTCAACGGACATTTCCatcatttcctttattcatttcattcaCTATTCTTTGGATCGTCTCCCGAGCGGCGATCCGTAGTAGTTTGCTCTGCTCGCCTACCATAAATGATTCGGCTTTTTCTTCGATAGGATgagctttttcttggatgACCTTTCTTCTATAGCATACCCATCCTTCTGATCACTCTAACAAATCACACAACACTTATTCCGCAGTCCCTTTTTCTTATGGGTCGACGAGGAACTCTTCATACGATTCAATTTTCCTTCCTTGGATTTGTTTCCAACAAGCATCGGTTCTTCATGCTCTTCAATATAATTTCGAAATCTAATCATTTCATTCCATGTTAAAatccctttttcttttctcctttCCATCTCACTTACTCATTGCGGGCTCTTTCCACAGAAACGTTCTGCTGCAAATTCTCTTCCATTGGACAactcgtttttctttttcactcCAATTCAGTTCAATTTGAATAAATTGATTTCAATTATTTACAATTCCACTCTCTTACTCTTAAAAGTCGTCGTCGTCGCCTTCCATCTCAAACACCGTCATCTCCTTGTATACGACCTTCttgctttgatttttatcCAATCCGTTGGAGTGCGGtggtaaataaacaaatcgataaaaacaaatccttttctttgaaatgtCCTTAAGCTATAGATCTGATGCAGATTTTTATCAACTAtaatcatgaaaaaaaaatacaacggtattgttttttatttgaaacaTTCCAGCAGCAGCCATTGTAGTCGAcaaatttgcttttcgatTTCCTTTATACAACACTCTAcaacaattcttttcgcttttttttttctttttacaatttacaaaacaaaaacagtaaaaaggtagaaaaaaagtaattaaAACTCTCCACGTccatttcctttccaaGCTCAACCTCCCATGCTCACCAGTTCGTCATGACCGACTTGAATTCCTACAAACATCGTCTCTGGACTGTTAGAATTTGtcggttttttttttatttctttttgagttaAAAGTTTCCAAGAAACGgttcttgtttttattttttattttacatTCGTCACTGGATACAACGACTATGGATACGGcggatttggaaaagtacTTGAATCAATATGGAGGTATGTTTCTCAAATGCAACAAAAATGCAATTTTTTTGCCTTTTACCAACCATCGTTTCATAATTTAGTTTGGCCAGGGATTTTCAGGGCTCTCTTCATAGCTCGCTCTCATGAAGCTTTCAGGTCCTTCTGCTCTCAATATGCAATCAACAAATTGAAAGCAAATACTTACAATTTGGAATTGTACAAATCTGCCTTTTCAGAGTTCACAAATGATGTCGGCGAAGAACAATATGATTTGTCTTGGATTGACAGTGTCACATACCatcgaaaacaaaatctaGACCATCTCACAAAAGAACTGAAATCTTACAAAAATAATCTCATTAGAGAGTCCATTCGGGTATGTGCTTTCTGCTTCCAAATCCCCTTTTTCAATCTCtaactttttctgtttcatcTAGTCAGCACAACTCGACCTGGCCTCTTTTTTTACCGACTTGGGCCAATTTGAAAGCGCCCTTCGGGCCTATGCGAAGGTCCGAGAATATTGCACCAACGCTGGTCAAATCGCCCATTTATCGCTCGACTTAATGAGAGTCTCCATCTGGATGGAAAACTATTCTCACGTTCTCGCTTTTGGTTCTCGTGCCAAGTCGACTCTTTCTGCTGCCATGGAGATCAAAAGTACCGTGTATGCTTATTGCGGTTTGGCACACATGTGCCTGGGCGACTACAAATCTGCCCTAGACCACTTTCTACATGTTGCACCAGATTTTTCCGATATTCTCTTGACCAAAACAGACGTATCCACATATACTTCTATATGTGCTTTAGTATGTTGGGACCATAAAGAACTGCTACAACAGTTAAACGAAGATGAAATATTTAATGCTTTATCCGATCTTAATCCCACTTTACGAAAATGTATGCATTTTATGAGCCAGCGAAAGTACAGCTCTTTGTTTAACACTCTTCAAGCCAGCTTTCCGGAATATGCATTGGACATGTACCTGGCTCCTCATCTACTCACCTTTCTGTCTTTAATCCGCGAGCGTTCGTTGATTGattatttgtttccatACAGTGCTATTCctatgaaaaagattgcCTCTGACTTTCAAGTTGACTTGCCCTTCATTGAAGATTTTCTATTGCAAATGGTAGAAACACAAAAGATAGACGCGAAATTGGATTGTCTGAATAAGGTAAGTATTCTTTCTATGCCATAATGTATGTGCGCTAAcaactttttctcttcagTGTGTTTATATGGAATCTTCGTTAGAAGGCGAGCgctttcaagaaattcaagACATCGTTGAAAACACCCACATTTATAGCAAAGCGATCCATTTACAGACTACAAATACTTTTAACAAAAGCATGGATGATGAATCTTCTACGCATACTTAATATCGTCCTGTTAATTAAAACtatattgttttcattcatgCATAACGCCAATACGCCATGAAAAATCATGTTTCCATAATAAATTTCAAGACATTTTTACAATTAAATTGATTCTACGCTGATGCCGGAGCGCTCTTCGTGTTTTGATCAGTAGCTTTTTGTTGCATGACGGATTGAACAGCTATACATTAAAGATTTTGTTAATAATTCGTTCCATCATATTCACTTTCGCTAGAAcatagaaaaggaattgaatcTTACCTCGTATTTGGGAAGACTTGGCTTCAACAGCACCGCTGATGCTCTCAACACTGTTTTGTAGATATTCACACTTTCTTTGATAATACTCAATTGCATCAGGAGCACTCTGAAAACAAACGTTAGTCACAAATTCaacttgattttctttattttttaccTTCTCAACAAAGTATCCTGTTCCAATGTCTATCAATACTTTTCCATTGCCCAGTTTTAGCTTGCCGGGTACATAGAGACTAGTTGTAAGGGGAACAAGCATATCTCGCTCTGGTTTTTAAGCTTGTTAGTAACAAGgccataaacaaaacttcTATCCTTTACCTTCATTTTCCGCCTTtactgtttcttttatgcTATTAAGACAACCAAGAAATTTTACATGTGCACGTCCTAACTGAGCATATGAACTCGATAGGTATTCCAGCTCAGTATTAAGTTGCTTAATAACTTCTGTTAATTGCTCTAAACTAAGAGTCCCTAAATTGACCGACTTCGATCCTTCTGCCATATTGATTCTTCTGTGTTGCTAAAATTCCAAATGCTTTCTTAAACCAACTTTGCGTTCCAACACGTTAAACAATATAATCTGACTTGcgtttatttttatgtttataataaaaaataaaaataaaataaaaacaaaggataAAAGTAGTGCATTAAAGatcatttattaaataactATTAAAACAGGTATTAGCATGTAAAGATCTTGATCAGAATTAAAGGGATACGTATACATGCCAAGGGCTTCTATATTTTGTCAAAAGAGCTCGTGAAATAACCAAAACTAGATATCATGCTACGCTTCTGTTTTCTTGTAAGGATCAAACTGTAGTAGATCTTTATCGTCTTCAACAGGTTCTCCAACGTCTTCATCGATATCTGATGTATGGcttttaactttttcaaaattcgaAGTATCATCGCTTGTCatatataatttttgtCCCGTGCTCGTAGCATTATCTGAAGAAGGAATAGCTGCAGCGTGCTTGTGACCACGGAAAGTTTCACTCCACCTGTTAGTGTCAAGAACGAGCGAATCCAACAAACCGCGAAGACCGCCAACGGTGCTTGTCTTTTCTTCGACAGGTGGCAGTACAACAGAATCCGCCAACCCACCAGAAAAGAGTTGCTCTAGGAGCACGTTTGAAAGAATGACCATGCGAAAAGTCGGTAGACTCACCCGGATATCACTATTTGCGCTTACATTTCTTTCTGAAGCCAAACCACCACTTGGTAAACTCTCGTCCACATCAACCAACTTCTCCTCTTCCTGATGTTCAGGACCAGCTTCATCGGCAAAATGAAAGCACCTTTGAATAAACTCGCTGACAGCTGACAAGCACTCATCGCCCATGTATCTTGTAATCCATAAAATAGCCTCAGAGACCTTCAAGACGTCAGATTTATCCATAAATCCATCAGAGTCAGAGTCGTACAGTTCAAAGATAAATGAGATATTACGCATAACATCTCGCACTTTTAATTCTGCAATTCCAGAGACCAAGTCTTGTAGAGAGAGAGAACCTACCCTGCTTCTATCAAATCGTAGAAATAAATGTcttaaaaaagatgaagatcCGTTAATTGCTGTCGCGTCAAGATTTTTGGACCAATCCGTTACACCTCCCATAAAAACACaaaattcatcaaactCCAGTTTTGTATCAACAGAAGTGCCTAACTCAAACTCATGCTTGGTAGAAAGAATTTCATGGTATCGATCATATATATTACTCAAGTCGTCACGTGTCAGCGAGCCGTAATTTTGGATACTTCGTATTTGTGTCCGCTTGGCAAATGACTCAATTGAATTGATTACTTTATTGAAATGTCGTTTCCTTTCTGACTCTATCATGGGATGCGTAATATTTCCAAACTTCTTGAACGCTGTTACAAGCAACAGTTGAAATTTGGTAATGGCCGCAACTCTTTTATCAGTAGCATCTTTGTAAACGCGATCACTCAAAGACGagaaatactttttcagAAGAGATATAAGCATGGTTTCCTCAGTGGCCTTTAAGATTTCAGACTCGTTATCATACAGTACAGCCATCCCAATCTGAAAAAGGACCCTTGGGCcttctaaaaagaaaaagtccATCAGTCGGAATGCATAAGGTAATGGCATtgtacaaaagaaaagagaaagaaaccaTGGTAAGGATATAATACTGAGTTGGATATCcttgtttacaaaatgaGCGTGGAGGTTGGGCATAAGTCGCTGTACTAAAGTTTCGTATACCTGTTGATCAATTAATGTTCCGTACATAGTCTTGGAATAATAGCCGGGTATGTAATCCTCGCAAATCTTATGCATTAAATAAAACGCTTGGGCTTCATTGCAATGAATTAACAATGCAGCAGCCACAATATTCATTGCTTGACAGTAGCCAACATCCTGatttttccaagaaaagGCAACCAAAACATTTCGCAAAGCATCAAttccttcatcattttgGTAAGCAGGGTACTCTGGTAAACTTCTGCCCAggtctttttcaatttcttctaatgaaaaagaggtTTGCCCAGAATGGGCGTGTAAAATATGTTCGTattcgttttcattttggaGCCTCAGATATAAAGACCCAGAAGTTAACTCCCATATTTCACCCCTTAACTTATTTGGTAACTCTATACGAACGAGCTTAGAAAATAGAGAGACACGTATCAAAGAAAGGCTTGTTCCATATAATAAGAAATATTCTTTCCACATTCGAAGTTTGGCTCTTTCACGAGAAGCCCGTGGATCTGTGGGATACCCATATTTGCAACCAAAACCATAAGACTGATTACCCTCTGCAACATTAGGACTTATCAATTGTtctgaaaagaattgtttgGTAAATTCGGATGCCTTATGCATGTTTACCTTGTGTGAAATAAGCTCTTCCTTCAGGAGTCCGCAAAAACGCAAAGCAGTGCTTTCAGAAACTTGAAGAGAAATTCGAAATTCATAACCATTGCTCGTGGAAACTGAAAGCAGCTGTTCAAAGTCATCACTCTTTACTTTGCTAACCTTTCGAATAATTGTATATGGCATACAAAACTGAGTACCTTCTTCATCACCACGGAAAGCAATATAGTcagtaaataaatataggATACCTAATAAAGAGCTCGTTTCCTCCGCGTTGTTATAATGGATGAACTGAATTTCGCACGGTAAACTGTTGATAGAAAATTGCGAATCCGGAAGTCGAAATCTCCATCTCAGCTTAGCTAAATCCTTTGATGAATCAGGAAGTTGTAGCTTCGTTTTGATTATGCTGGCAATTGAAGACATAACAAACTTGTATACGGACACCCAACGGAAGCAAGGCTATTAGAGATTCAGTAATTCAGACAGCGATTGTTCAAACAGATAAACAGGTatatgaataaataataaatactTTCCTAGTTAACAGCTAAGAAACAGAAGCTTTTTACCAATCTTGCCAGAGGTGACTTTACTTATGAAAGAGCAATTTTGCGCGGTAGTAAAATATGAATTGTTGATTGTAATATGTATAGGacataaaaaagcaattgctAGCGGATTTAAGGACTTATGGAAACCACATTACACTTTTTAGGCGTTATGTTGTGTTCTTTGTAACAGACAGCTGCAAGGAAGTAAACGAATAAGGCAATGACACGGTAAGCCTCTTATAccataataaaaaatactcACCAGAAAAGCCTGTTTACTGTTACTGTTACTGTCGTTCACTTAAagtgtcttttttttggtaataaTAACTGTATACATGTAGATGATGTTGCTGCTATTGTTTTACTTTCCAGCTTACTAAAATGGGGAGACAcgtttaaataaaaatgctAACAGCTCCATTTGTTTAATAAGTTCAAAATCTTTCCAAAGAAACGCCCAAACCCGAGTTTTCAAGGATAGATCCAGTGTAAACTGTCCATTAatgatttcaatttttgtcAAAGATATCGTAACAtccatttcaaaaagcaagagaatggataaattattttcttttttattaactCGTAAGTTGGTAAATATTGATAAATGAATTGACGCATGGAGAAATCCATGATAGAACATTCCACACGTCGAGATTAGTGAGATATCTTTCATATTCCTCCTATCCTTGGGAAAACCAGCTTTCCAAGtaaggaaacaaaagaaaaaagaaaaattaaattataaGACAGAGCAACGTACCCAAAACTCAAATTGGTAGTAACGATTAAAAGTTCTCTACTTCGACGGACATGTAAAAGATATGAGATTAAGGGAATCGGGATAAGTGGAAAACATATACAGAAGATAAAGACAACGGTATACCGGTTTTGAACCAGGGAGACAAAGAAATGACACAAAATCGAGAAACGGAACTAACCTCTATAGTACATTGAAGTAAGACTCTGACTCACGTAGAAaaattgttctttttttaattgtCTTCACCCTTGACAATACCAACCTTGGCGGGACGGACAACACGACCATTTAATGTGTAACCCTTGCTCTCACAATGGAAGATTGTGTTTGCATCCTTTCCTTCTATGGGAATTTGGAAGACAGCTTCATGGATGTTAGGATCAAACTGCTCGCCGATACCATCGTAACGAACCACACCATGTTTTTGTAGCATCTTGATCATGTTTGACTCGGTCATGACTAAACCATCGTACAAATCAACCAAGTCTTTATTGGAATCGCGATCCTTACGCTTCTCTGCGGGCACAATAGACAAAGCACGCTCTAAATTGTCGACAGAATCTAAAAGGTCTTTGAGTAGCTTTTGAATGGCAAATGCACGAGTTTGCTCCATGTCACGTTTCACACGGTTTTCCATGTTTCGAGCGTCTGCCAACTTGTGACGGACATTGTCCTTCAATTCAGCAATTTCTTTACTCTTTGCTTCATATTTTTCCTGGATTTCTTTAAGTTGTGCATTTTCTTCAGGCTTAGGCGCCGTTTCAGCTGCCTTTTCACCAGTTTCATCTTTCTTAGCTTCCgaagaaaaccaaaatgcTCTAGGATGATTTAAAGAAGCTCGTACGGGAAATGCAGCACGCATTACCGTAGGACGACATAATCTTCTCATACCATACATTAtaaacctttttttaattttactCGTATTTGGTAAAATCTAAGTTTCAGATTGAGTATAACGGCCCGTAAAGGATATAAGATGAGTAATTACGAACGCCGAAGGAATATCATATATGATATAGTAAATTCAAACGCAGTTGCttaaaatgtaaacaaaaggatttttGCTCTATTTCTTGTATAAAATCGAATAGTAGCAATATAGAAGTATTCGTGATGCCAGACGTTTCgtattattttatttctgtAATTTCAACGGGAAATATTTTGCCAGTCTGTTAGAATCCTTCACTGATGAACGTGGTATATCGAAAACGAATTTACTCAATTAATATTAAAATACATGTCATGAATTTAAGAatgtttccttctttcatGTGTCTGGACGGAGCGTTTTGTACATCGCATTCTTTAAAGTATTGACTTGTCGATCGAAATCAAGAATCGACTTTTGGAGACGACTGTTTCATTAAAGCCAGATAgattataaaaaagcagcaaggaaattgaagatTTGATTTCTAAGAAATAATTCAAAATCGATCCAGACTAACTACGCTTGTTCTAACAAGACATAAACATCCATGAAAACACACTTACAAGCTTTTGTTGggagaaaaacaacataatttttgtttttatgagACAATTGTATATGTATAATACTCCTGCTCATACGCGCTTGttgattcatttcattCGTGTTTTTTTCGTAACCTCCACCCCAATTCCTATTCTTGGAACGCTTTCTCTGCTTGTCTCGAAAAGCTTTTATATTCGAACCTATCCCTTTGAGAAGAccttttggcttttttcttaaatttcTTTCGAAATATTTGCTGCAGAGAGAACAGTGCCTCTTCACATCGTAAATCCATTGTGCATCTTCTAGTAAAAAGGTGGAATCATGTCTGGAAATAAATCTATCGAACAAAGGTCTTTAATTTCTGTTATTGGTGACGACGATACTGTCACAGGCTTGCTTTTGGCAGGGACAGGTCAAGTCAACGaggaaggaaagaaaaacttttatatTGTGAACCAAAGTaagaagaatgaaaataaatgcTATACATGGCATCATTACTAACGTTTTCATTGGAAGAAACTACTGATGAACAAATCGCAAGTGTGTTTGATGATTATACTACTAAGCGGTCAGACATTGCAATTGTCTTGATTAATCAAGTTGCTGCTAATCGAATTCGAGACAGAATTGACAAGTATGTTCAGGCATTCCCTGCTGTGTTAGAAATTCCTAGTAAAGACGATCCCTATGACCCCGAAAAAGATAGCATTCTTCGACGTGTTCGAAAGATTGTAGGAGAATAATTAACTTTGTATGGAAGTGATGTTTCTATTTACGatattttgctttgctaATTATCAATAAACTTTGAATTTCCTATTATTTCAAAGCCTAATTAGATTTATTAATAGTCAAGAATGAATGAAACATGAAAAGGTAAAGGTAAAGGTAAAGTAGCAAATTCACTGAGTCTTAAATATAATTCAAGCCAATGCTTAATTCAAATCGAAACTCACATTACAACCACACGATGATTTTGCACGAGGATTATTAACTAATTGAAACGAAGATCCaatcaattcttttgtataaACAATCTCAGAACCATTAATTAACGGTAATGAGATACTGTCCGAGACAATTCTAGCTTTTCCTCGAACAAACACACTAAAACAGTTAGCATCGGAGCTTCTTTAATAGAAATAATCCAAGGTAATACTAAAGGATAAGGAAATCATGAAGTCCCTAACATACctgtcttcttttcctattTGATCATCCATGTTAAAGGAAATCTGATATCCATGGCATCCACCGCCATCGACAACCACGCGTAGAGCAgtatctttttgtttttgagcTGCTACTTTTTCTAATTGTTGCTTTGCCGAGTCGCCCATGTGTATTATATATGGTTTCCCTGATTCATCATATTGTTCCTGCAGAGTATACTGATCTGCTGTTTTCGTGGAATTTTTTCGAATCGGTTGCATCCGGTATATTTTAGATTGATTTTCAGACTGAAGAATCCTTGAAGCAATGACAAATGGCCGACTTCTCGTACTACCCaactcatttttttgtaacaCGCTTGAAAAGCTTCTCGATGAGATATGATTCCGCGGTACTTGCCAAtttctaaagaaaagtttattCAAACCTCCCTTCACAGGAAAAAGCCCATAATTCTTCCTCATGAATATACTCATAAAAAATAGTGATGTTGTGAACGGATAGTTTGCCGCCTATGTCGTTGGTGGATAATGCTGTAGGGcgtcttcttctaatttgtattattttcatattttattttttttaatattaaTTAGTTGAATTGGTAAATCTATTTTCCCAAGTGTCTCTCGACAAACTTgagtattttatttatatggTCTATTCAAACTTGGGGGATTAATTGAGGAAAACCcgtaaataaagaaaatatataaaatataattagaagaaaaacttaATTTAGTTTATTAATTTGTCTGGCTAGCGATGGATCCTTTTCAATTGCTCTAGCTGAAAAGTTTAGCCCATTGAGATTTTGCTAACAAGTCGTCTTTCCAGAAACAGCTTTGGAGTGAgaataaattcaaaaaattaacaAGTAAAACGTCTTTCGGTGCCTTTAGAGCTTTTTACAGGTCTGGAGTAAGCTTTTACTCAAAGCTAGTTTGTCCTTTTCCAGATAGAATAAAGAACTACCAAATCTCTTAGCTTAAGAAAGAACATTGCCAACAGAATTATTCGGTTTCCCTGCTCtatctttatttgtttcatcaTGTTGGGTTTCCTGTTTTGGCTCCAATAATTTCCATTacaaaatccatttttaaatttaattaatAAACTAAAATCTGACATTAATTACAGTAATAAAGATTTAGACTTCAATTTAGAGAACCAAAGGGCAAGTCTTCGATTTCTGAGCTCGATCTCTTCCCCTAGAGCACTTTCCTTAAACATCCTATACCTTCCTCCAACGCTGAACATCCTTTTCAACGCTGGCTAGCAGctatagaagaagaatatgGATGAATTAAAACAAGCGATTGTTCCCACTTATATTCAGTCGCTTGGTTTAGAAGGAAGTTTGGAGTTATGGGTTCCTGCTCATGAAGATGATTCCATCAATGAAGTAGAAGCCGAAGAACAGAATTTTGACTGTGAGTCGATTCTAAAAGGAGAAttgattgcttttgatAGTGGCGTATTTACTCGAAAAACCAATTTGTTCCCTCGCTGTGTTCATTGgaatgttttcaaaaatcaaacCTTAGTTTTAAGTGAGGTATCTCTCAAAAAAGATTCTACCAGCATACCGTCTTTTAATATTAGGATTCACTTTCCTTCCCAATTGCTAAAAAACTGCGTAACCTTTGGAtttgatgatgaaaaagacgAGTTGAGCCTTTTCGTAATCACGTCTACTAGAGTATTGTATTCTATTCAACTAAAGCCAGAGTGGTTTTTATCTTCCAATCCTACTGTTGATGAAGGTTGGTGCACCTGTTATCGCCCTCCATCCTTTCTAACTAAGAGTCCATCTCATGCAACTGGTGTCGATCGTTCCTCATTGTTTGTCACATTTATCTCGGGGGGACTCGTCAAGTTAAACAAATCACTCAACAATGACCAAATCCGAGAAGAACATTATCATGATTCTAGGTACATGGCATCTATCCGGCATTATCTTACTCTCCAGGCGTTCAAAGATGAATATCGTCCGCCTAACAGCATCGTTTCTATGGCTTATAACCATCGCTACCATTACCTACTAACTTTGAGTATGGATCATACGCTAAAAATCTGGAATTCTTTAAATGGTGTTTTGTTGGAAAACATATCCTTCGAACCCCTTCCTGTGCAAAATTCAAATGCACTTTCTTATTTATCTATAGATAGTTCCACGCAGTCTTATGTTTCTGTATATCATCCCAATGATACTCATGGatacttttctctttacAAGTTTGAGCTTGATCAAGATGATGGTTCATTTCTCAATTTATCTCCAATTGTGACGAAAATTACTCCTCCGAATTTACCGGATGATGAGTATTTGCCTTGGACTTTATTAAAAACAAGTCTTATTTGTTTGGATGAAGACAATAAACACTtcagtttgtttttagCCTGGAAAAGTAATCTTCATGCTGTCGTGCAACGTGCTGAAATCGTTCCCAACATAGACCAAACTGCAAAGGTCTTGTGGAAGACcacgaagaaaaatacgGTTACTAACTTTGATAAATTTTCGTTTGATATCCCGACCACTATTTCTTTCGGTGATGTGTCTGAAATATGGATTGATaatttattgaagaataaatatatatctCCCGAATCATTGCAGTTAGCTTTCTTGTGTTATCAAAAAGTTAATCCTTATACTTCAAAGTCAAAGATGGATTCTTTGCTTAGTGCGTCCATTAATGAACTcatgaaagaaattaccACAATGATTATTGGTTCTGTGCCTGTTCAGCCTGAGTTTGGCTCTTCATCATTTGATTACCCTGCATATCGTCAAACTCTTTACAATGAATGGGAGCGGTTCGCAAAATTGACGTTGTATCTGGATAGCTTTGGCAACGAATTGTTGAATATTGAAGTAGACTCAAATTCGAAAAACACGTACGTTTGCTATGCAAGCAAGATTGGTGTCTTGCGACAGCCTGTTAATATTGAATACCTGGACGGTGATTTAATAAGTAATATGCTACAGCTCCCTGAAATGAAGGCTCCTGATTTGGTATCAGGTTACCAGCTATTAGATCTTGCTTGCAGTTTGCTGAACTGCTTACCATCTGCTATACTTCTGGAAATACGATTTTCTCTTCAAGAACTGGTCAAAAACCCTGCCTCTTATTCAGTATTCGATACATTATGGATATTCTTTGATAAATACATTTATCCAAATGTAAACCCGGATCACTTAAAATCCCTGGCCGAAAGCTTTGCTTCCCGCGATAATCCAATAGCTGACATAAAATCTCTCCTTGATTATTTAAAAGGCTTTCCAGAGCGTTCAGTTCGATTTAGTTATACccctttcttttcgttggCGTTATCAAACACACTTATTACAGTCCTTGGGAGCTTGCAAACCTCCCTTGAAGCCTTaatcttccttctttcaacTGCTTCCAGCCAACAGGATGTACAATTGGAACAAAAGGTAATTGGCTCCGATGAAATATTTTTAGACTTGCTTGATaaatggaaaaaggtaAGCTTTTTCG contains:
- the nup120 gene encoding nucleoporin, WD repeat Nup120, with amino-acid sequence MDELKQAIVPTYIQSLGLEGSLELWVPAHEDDSINEVEAEEQNFDCESILKGELIAFDSGVFTRKTNLFPRCVHWNVFKNQTLVLSEVSLKKDSTSIPSFNIRIHFPSQLLKNCVTFGFDDEKDELSLFVITSTRVLYSIQLKPEWFLSSNPTVDEGWCTCYRPPSFLTKSPSHATGVDRSSLFVTFISGGLVKLNKSLNNDQIREEHYHDSRYMASIRHYLTLQAFKDEYRPPNSIVSMAYNHRYHYLLTLSMDHTLKIWNSLNGVLLENISFEPLPVQNSNALSYLSIDSSTQSYVSVYHPNDTHGYFSLYKFELDQDDGSFLNLSPIVTKITPPNLPDDEYLPWTLLKTSLICLDEDNKHFSLFLAWKSNLHAVVQRAEIVPNIDQTAKVLWKTTKKNTVTNFDKFSFDIPTTISFGDVSEIWIDNLLKNKYISPESLQLAFLCYQKVNPYTSKSKMDSLLSASINELMKEITTMIIGSVPVQPEFGSSSFDYPAYRQTLYNEWERFAKLTLYLDSFGNELLNIEVDSNSKNTYVCYASKIGVLRQPVNIEYLDGDLISNMLQLPEMKAPDLVSGYQLLDLACSLLNCLPSAILLEIRFSLQELVKNPASYSVFDTLWIFFDKYIYPNVNPDHLKSLAESFASRDNPIADIKSLLDYLKGFPERSVRFSYTPFFSLALSNTLITVLGSLQTSLEALIFLLSTASSQQDVQLEQKVIGSDEIFLDLLDKWKKVSFFAATFNLPLEFVDIDCSEVGDRTLQSNLGIISHLNSPFEILATFFCRENELNNQSSALEISIKSFVSRLLENSSSSQMISEAFEKLLLLKQYNACSALLSWLGFDSICQYLKATTYLGSKEIQKSVYHFKHANLNVNKSEISERPLLKQYVDTAQKYSLDCHLSSYYLHVSKLLSTEGACVDALEFSLMADSLKGTDVNLASDIRRQLFVTSCASSKFDTAYSTLLLMKDKKEKSDALNKFVKQLAFKGKLFRLIDYSMPSLQDEVDSILEKRSFQMIDVRSQPCWYNVLYSWRLKNQNYRDAAAIIYEKLSRLLSLDGFKKDQETEILENYLIVLNALKLLDHEEAWMLVTDVSKLTNGNEQQYFPQKLVTLDNVSMEYEAHLQNIAREVTAQISSAATIDF